A window of Tautonia plasticadhaerens contains these coding sequences:
- a CDS encoding DUF4058 family protein: protein MRPDFPGMDPWLEHPALWPDVHNSLIAAIRDAISEQLPDRYFVALEERMVISVPWEATKVFRPDLIVASDRPAEPGPIGEAPKAGGEVLVLDIEFPADPITETYLEIREVEGASLITSIEVLSPSNKVHGDTRKEYLAKRHKLLLTWTNLVEIDLLRVGEPMPMPTREDVRSAAYRILLRRAWAHPSGRLYAFGVRVPIPDVSIPLLREDAEPIVRLNDLLHALQDRARYSKRVNYDRLPSPPLGEADAAWAREVIARAV from the coding sequence ATGCGACCCGACTTCCCCGGCATGGACCCCTGGCTCGAGCACCCGGCACTCTGGCCGGATGTGCACAACAGCCTCATCGCGGCGATCCGCGACGCGATCTCCGAGCAGTTGCCCGACCGCTATTTCGTCGCGCTGGAGGAGCGGATGGTGATTTCCGTCCCCTGGGAAGCGACGAAGGTCTTCCGGCCCGATCTGATCGTCGCCTCGGATCGCCCGGCGGAGCCCGGGCCGATCGGGGAGGCGCCAAAGGCCGGGGGCGAAGTGCTCGTGCTCGACATCGAATTCCCGGCCGACCCGATCACCGAGACGTATCTGGAGATCCGGGAGGTCGAGGGGGCGAGCCTCATCACGTCGATCGAGGTCCTCTCGCCCTCGAACAAGGTGCATGGGGACACCCGCAAGGAGTACCTGGCGAAGCGACACAAGCTGTTGCTGACCTGGACGAATCTGGTCGAGATCGACCTGCTTCGGGTCGGGGAGCCGATGCCGATGCCGACCCGGGAGGACGTGCGATCGGCCGCCTACCGGATCCTCCTCCGCCGAGCATGGGCCCATCCCAGCGGCAGGCTGTATGCGTTCGGCGTCCGCGTGCCGATCCCCGACGTGTCGATCCCGCTGCTCCGGGAGGACGCGGAGCCGATCGTCCGGCTGAACGACCTGCTCCACGCGTTGCAGGATCGGGCGAGGTACTCCAAGCGGGTGAATTACGACCGCCTGCCGTCCCCCCCGCTGGGCGAGGCGGATGCGGCGTGGGCCCGCGAGGTCATCGCCCGAGCCGTGTGA
- the carB gene encoding carbamoyl-phosphate synthase large subunit: MPKRKDIKKILIIGAGPIVIGQACEFDYSGSQACKALREEGFEVVLVNSNPATIMTDPGMADRTYIEPIVPEVVERIIAKERPDALLPTLGGQTGLNVGLALAESGALERLGCRLIGAEAEAIRLAEDRALFKRCMDEIGLQSARSGLAHSLDEARAIRDEVGLPCVLRPSFTMGGSGGGFAFNKDEFDRMVTYALELSPVHSVLIEESILGWKEYEMEVMRDCADNAVIVCSIENFDPMGVHTGDSITVAPAQTLTDKEYQRMRDASLAILRKIGVETGGSNVQFAINPEDGRMVVIEMNPRVSRSSALASKATGFPIAKIAAKLAVGYRLDEIRNDITRETPACFEPTIDYVVTKIPRWAFEKFPDADPVLTTQMKSVGEVMAIGRTFKESLQKALRGLEVGRFGLGCDPKDRWYSPSRPSEEEITAKLATPNSERIWSIRDALLSGFSVDRIHDLTHIDPWFLDNIAELVEIEGRLRAAGSLESAPDDLIREAKRAGFSDRQLGHLWNAPEGEVRRDRKRRGIEAVFKLVDTCAAEFEAYTPYYYSTYEDEDESRVGDRPRVMILGGGPNRIGQGIEFDYCCCQAAYALREDGFEVVMVNSNPETVSTDYDTSDRLFFEPLTVEDVLNVVERVEPTGVIVQFGGQTPLNLAKALEAAGVPIIGTTPDRIDQAEDRDRFRAVIEALGLRQPPNDTATSEAQARRIAGKIGYPVVVRPSFVLGGRAMEIVYDEPSLDRYMTFAVEASPDHPVLIDKFLEDATEVDVDAVCDGERTIIGGVMEHIEEAGIHSGDSACAIPPFSLPGPVIAELKRQTYALAEALEVRGLMNIQFAVKGGEVYVLEVNPRASRTVPFVSKATGLNLAKAAARVMVGRSLADQGITAEVEPSYVSVKESVFPFIKFPGVDIVLGPEMRSTGEVMGIDTDFPSAFAKSQLAASTKLPGSGTVFVSVAPRDRDAVVPIARKLIDLGFDLMATPGTGGHLAENGIAVSTVRKIQEGRPNVLDHLANNAIALIVNTPSGKGARTDEGRIRASAVSHGVPCITTLAGARAAVAAMERLREGELEVYALQDLLKSSR, from the coding sequence GTGCCCAAGCGCAAGGACATCAAGAAGATCCTCATCATCGGCGCCGGCCCGATCGTCATCGGCCAGGCCTGCGAATTCGACTACTCCGGCTCCCAGGCCTGCAAGGCCCTCCGGGAGGAGGGGTTCGAGGTCGTCCTGGTGAACTCCAACCCGGCGACGATCATGACCGACCCGGGCATGGCCGACCGCACCTACATCGAGCCGATCGTCCCCGAGGTCGTCGAGCGGATCATCGCCAAGGAGCGCCCCGACGCCCTGCTGCCCACCCTCGGCGGCCAGACCGGCCTGAACGTCGGCCTCGCCCTGGCCGAGTCCGGCGCCCTCGAACGCCTCGGCTGCCGCCTCATCGGCGCCGAGGCCGAGGCGATCCGCCTCGCCGAGGACCGCGCCCTCTTCAAGCGCTGCATGGACGAGATCGGCCTCCAGTCCGCCCGGTCCGGCCTCGCCCACTCCCTCGACGAGGCCCGGGCCATCCGGGACGAGGTCGGCCTCCCCTGCGTCCTCCGCCCCAGCTTCACCATGGGGGGCTCCGGGGGCGGCTTCGCCTTCAACAAAGACGAATTCGATCGCATGGTCACCTATGCGCTCGAACTGAGCCCCGTCCATTCCGTCCTGATCGAGGAGAGCATCCTCGGCTGGAAGGAGTACGAGATGGAGGTGATGCGGGACTGCGCCGACAACGCCGTCATCGTCTGCTCCATCGAGAACTTCGACCCGATGGGCGTCCACACCGGAGACTCCATCACCGTCGCCCCCGCCCAGACGCTGACCGACAAGGAATACCAGCGGATGCGCGACGCCTCGCTCGCCATCCTCCGCAAGATCGGCGTCGAGACCGGCGGCTCCAACGTCCAGTTCGCCATCAATCCCGAGGACGGCCGGATGGTCGTCATCGAGATGAACCCGCGCGTGAGCCGGTCCAGCGCCCTCGCCTCCAAGGCCACCGGGTTCCCGATCGCCAAGATCGCCGCCAAGCTCGCCGTCGGCTATCGCCTGGACGAGATCCGCAACGACATCACCCGGGAGACCCCCGCCTGCTTCGAGCCGACGATCGACTACGTCGTCACCAAGATCCCCCGCTGGGCCTTCGAGAAGTTCCCCGACGCCGACCCCGTCCTCACCACCCAGATGAAGTCCGTCGGCGAGGTCATGGCCATCGGCCGGACCTTCAAGGAATCGCTCCAGAAGGCCCTCCGAGGCCTGGAGGTCGGCCGTTTCGGCCTCGGCTGCGACCCCAAGGATCGCTGGTACTCCCCCTCCCGCCCCTCGGAGGAGGAGATCACCGCCAAGCTCGCCACCCCGAACTCCGAGCGCATCTGGTCGATCCGGGACGCCCTGCTCTCGGGCTTCTCCGTCGACCGGATCCACGACCTGACCCACATCGACCCCTGGTTCCTCGACAACATCGCCGAGCTGGTCGAGATCGAGGGCCGTCTCCGGGCCGCCGGGTCGCTCGAATCCGCCCCCGATGACCTGATTCGGGAGGCCAAGCGCGCCGGCTTCTCCGACCGCCAGCTCGGCCACCTCTGGAACGCCCCCGAGGGCGAGGTCCGACGCGACCGCAAGCGCCGGGGCATCGAGGCCGTCTTCAAGCTGGTCGACACCTGCGCCGCCGAATTCGAGGCGTATACGCCCTATTACTACTCCACCTACGAGGACGAGGACGAGTCCCGGGTCGGCGACAGGCCCCGGGTCATGATCCTCGGCGGCGGCCCGAACCGGATCGGCCAGGGGATCGAGTTCGACTATTGCTGCTGCCAGGCCGCCTACGCCCTCCGCGAAGACGGCTTCGAGGTCGTCATGGTCAACTCCAACCCCGAGACCGTCTCCACCGACTACGACACCTCCGACCGCCTCTTCTTCGAGCCGCTGACGGTCGAGGACGTGCTCAACGTCGTCGAGCGCGTGGAGCCGACCGGCGTGATCGTCCAGTTCGGCGGGCAGACCCCCCTGAACCTCGCCAAGGCGCTCGAGGCCGCCGGGGTGCCGATCATCGGCACCACCCCCGACCGCATCGACCAGGCCGAGGACCGCGACCGCTTCCGCGCCGTCATCGAGGCCCTCGGCCTGCGGCAGCCCCCCAACGACACCGCCACCAGCGAGGCCCAGGCGCGGCGGATCGCCGGGAAGATCGGCTACCCCGTCGTCGTCCGCCCCAGCTTCGTCCTCGGCGGCCGGGCGATGGAGATCGTCTACGACGAGCCCAGCCTCGACCGCTACATGACCTTCGCCGTCGAGGCCAGCCCCGACCACCCCGTCCTCATCGACAAGTTCCTCGAGGACGCGACCGAGGTCGACGTGGACGCCGTCTGCGACGGCGAGCGGACCATCATCGGCGGCGTGATGGAACACATCGAGGAGGCGGGGATCCACTCCGGGGACTCGGCCTGCGCCATCCCCCCCTTCAGCCTCCCCGGCCCCGTCATCGCCGAGCTGAAGCGCCAGACCTACGCCCTGGCCGAGGCCCTCGAAGTCCGGGGGCTCATGAACATCCAGTTCGCCGTCAAGGGCGGCGAGGTCTACGTGCTGGAGGTCAACCCCCGGGCCAGCCGCACCGTCCCCTTCGTCTCCAAGGCCACCGGCCTGAACCTCGCCAAGGCCGCCGCCCGGGTGATGGTCGGCCGGTCCCTGGCCGACCAGGGGATCACCGCCGAGGTCGAGCCCTCCTACGTCTCGGTCAAGGAATCCGTCTTCCCCTTCATCAAGTTCCCCGGCGTCGACATCGTGCTCGGCCCCGAGATGCGCTCGACCGGCGAGGTCATGGGGATCGACACGGATTTCCCCTCCGCCTTCGCCAAGAGCCAGCTCGCCGCCTCCACGAAGCTCCCCGGGTCGGGCACCGTCTTCGTCAGCGTCGCCCCCAGGGACCGCGACGCCGTCGTGCCGATCGCCCGCAAGCTGATCGACCTGGGCTTCGACCTGATGGCCACCCCCGGTACCGGCGGCCACCTCGCCGAGAACGGGATCGCCGTGTCCACCGTCCGGAAGATCCAGGAGGGCCGCCCCAACGTCCTGGACCACCTCGCCAACAACGCCATCGCCCTGATCGTCAACACCCCCAGCGGCAAGGGCGCCCGCACCGACGAGGGCCGCATCCGGGCCTCCGCCGTCAGCCACGGCGTCCCCTGCATCACCACCCTCGCCGGCGCCCGGGCCGCCGTCGCCGCCATGGAACGCCTCCGGGAAGGCGAGCTGGAGGTCTACGCGTTGCAGGACCTGCTAAAATCAAGTCGGTAA